One window of the Natrinema sp. CBA1119 genome contains the following:
- a CDS encoding pyridoxal phosphate-dependent aminotransferase, which produces MTDFAARVEQVSISGIREVFEAAGDDAINLGLGQPDFPTPAHARRGAIEAIEAGRADAYTSNKGTPQLREAISAKYDRDYDLEIDPEDVIATSGGSEALHLALEAHVDPGEEVIFPDPGFVSYDALTHIASGTPKPVGLREDLTLDPATVEDAITDETAAFVVNSPANPTGAVQSEADMREFARIADEHDVLCISDEVYEHIVFEGDHHSPLEFAETDNVLAISACSKTYSMTGWRLGWVVASNRRIERMLRVHQYGQACASAPAQYAAEAALTGPQDRVEEMVDTFEQRRDLVLDGLTDAGLEVPTPEGAFYAMPKVPDGWCEAVLERGVVVVPGDAFGANGEGYARLSYATGTEELKEALEIMDDATRAVR; this is translated from the coding sequence ATGACCGACTTCGCAGCGCGAGTCGAGCAGGTGTCGATCAGCGGGATTCGCGAGGTCTTCGAGGCCGCCGGCGATGACGCGATCAACCTCGGCCTCGGCCAGCCGGATTTCCCGACGCCCGCCCACGCCCGCCGCGGGGCGATCGAAGCGATCGAGGCCGGGCGGGCCGACGCCTACACCTCGAACAAGGGCACTCCACAGCTTCGAGAGGCGATTTCGGCGAAGTACGACCGGGACTACGACCTCGAGATCGACCCCGAAGACGTGATCGCCACCTCCGGCGGCAGCGAGGCGCTGCACCTCGCGCTCGAGGCCCACGTCGATCCCGGCGAAGAAGTGATCTTCCCAGACCCCGGCTTCGTCTCCTACGACGCGCTGACACACATCGCGAGCGGTACGCCGAAGCCGGTCGGACTGCGCGAGGATCTGACCCTCGATCCCGCGACGGTTGAGGACGCCATCACCGATGAGACCGCAGCGTTCGTCGTCAACAGCCCCGCGAACCCGACGGGAGCCGTCCAGAGCGAGGCCGACATGCGCGAGTTCGCCCGCATCGCGGACGAGCACGACGTGCTCTGCATCTCCGACGAGGTCTACGAGCACATCGTCTTCGAGGGCGACCACCACTCGCCGCTCGAGTTCGCCGAGACGGACAACGTCCTCGCCATCAGCGCTTGCTCGAAGACCTACTCGATGACCGGCTGGCGGCTGGGCTGGGTCGTTGCATCAAACCGGCGCATCGAGCGCATGCTTCGCGTCCACCAGTACGGACAGGCCTGTGCCTCCGCGCCCGCACAGTACGCCGCCGAGGCCGCCCTGACGGGGCCCCAGGATCGGGTAGAGGAGATGGTCGACACCTTCGAGCAGCGGCGGGACCTCGTGCTCGACGGGCTCACCGACGCCGGCCTCGAGGTGCCGACCCCCGAAGGGGCCTTCTACGCGATGCCGAAGGTCCCCGACGGCTGGTGTGAGGCGGTGCTCGAGCGGGGCGTCGTCGTCGTCCCCGGCGACGCCTTCGGCGCGAACGGCGAGGGCTACGCGCGGCTCTCGTACGCCACCGGAACGGAGGAACTGAAAGAGGCGCTCGAGATCATGGACGATGCGACTCGAGCCGTTCGATAG